A region of the Palaeococcus ferrophilus DSM 13482 genome:
GAGGCCGTATGAAACCGCAACGCTCGCAAGTCTGTCCCTGAAGCTGCCCGTGGGGTTCCTCGTCTCGTCCTTGATGTGGACGTTGAGGGAAAGCTCCTCCCCAAGCTTTGCCTTAAATAGGGGCGTGCCTCCCTCGTTCAGGCTGATGATTTTTTTAGCGGGGGGCAGGAGCTCCTTGTACCTCCACACCCCCGGTTTTCTCCTCTTCCAGGCCCGGGGATTCACCCTCGAGTAGTCGTAGGTGAAGCGGGGCCTCCCACCGCACTCGCATTTGGGCGGGATTATCCCCTCGTACTCCCTGCCGCAGAGGGGGCAGACCGCCTTCAAAGTCACTCCTCCTTCTCTATGAGTTCCCTCACGTAGCGCGGCATCTGGAAGAGGGTTTCGTGCCTCTCCGGGTCGTAGTAGGTGAGGTCAAGCCCCTTGGCCCTCTCGAGGTCTACCCTCGTGAAGTCGATATCTCCCTTCACTCCAACCAGGAAGCTCCAGGGGGAGGCGTAGCCTATTACCGGGAAGCTGAAGTAGTAGACCCTGTCGAAGACCTTCTTCATGTTCCTGTAGGCATCGAGGAGCTCATTCGTGAAGAGGTAAACGCTTCCCGCCTGGGTAACGTAGAGCCCCCTCTCGCCGAGGGCGTTGTAGGCGTCGCGGTAGAAGTCCTCGGAGAAGAGGAGCTTCGCCGGGCCAACGGGGTCGGTTGAGTCAACGATTATGACGTCGAACTTCTCCTTCGAGTTTCTCATGTACTCGACTCCGTCACCGATTATGAGCTCCGCCCGCGGCTCTTCCTTCTTGATCAGTCTCTCAAGGAGGTCTTTCGCGACATCGAGGTAGAGGAGGGAGGCCTCAACGACTCCGTCGTCAATCTCCACCATCGTGGCCTTCTCAACGCTCTCGTGCTTTAGAACTTCCCTGAGGGTCCCTCCATCGCCGCCCCCGATGACGAGGACCCTCCTCGGGTTTGGATGGGAGAGCATGACGGGGTGAACGAGGGGCTCGTGGTAGCTGTTCTCACCCAATTCGACGAGCTGAACTGTCCCGTCGAGAACGAGGAGCTTTCCAAATCCCTCCGTCTGGTATATCTCGAGCCTCTGGTATTTGGTCTGGGTTTCGTAGAGCCTCCCGGTGACCTTGAAGGCGACACCGTATCCGAGGGGGTACCACTCAATGAAGTGCATCATCATCACCTCTGAAACTTCTACGCCGGTTTGCTTAAAAAGTTTGAGAAGAGGTCAGTAGGGGAACATAACGACGGCGGCGAGGGCTGCGGCGGGCTTGTCCCTGACCGTTATCTCCGAAACGACGACTTTAAACTCCTTGAGCTTCCATCCCCTGACCCTGAAGCCCTCTTCCACCATCTTCTTCACCATCTCCGTGGCCTCTTCCTTGGTGCAGTAGCCCGAGTATTCGTAGATGAGGCCGCCCTCGTTGTTCTCGCTTATGCCGACGCCAAGTGCGGCGCTTATGGTTGAGCCGGGTTCGTCGCTCTCGATGTGCGCATAGACAGTCGGCAGGAGCATTCCAATGGGTATCTCCGGCATCTTCTCGACCCACTCTATGTGCGCGGGTATGACGCTGCTCAGCTTAACGAGGTTAACGTTACCTATACCCATCTTGAGGAGCGCGTTGTCAAAGGCGTTGAGTTTGGTACCGCCCTCCGCACTCGCGGCAACCATAATCGCTTTTTTGGGAGTTGTCCAGCTCATATCTCTTATCCCTCCGTTTATTCGGCTGTGAAAAGGTTATTTTCACTAAAGCTGATTTTGAGAGGACTATGGACCCTCTACTTAGATATAGCTCCACGGTTCACTTATAAAGCTTTTCCCATTGGTGGAAAGCCCCTCTCAGGGTAGTAGGGGCGTTCTCTCGACCGCTAGCGCTCCAAAATGCCCATTTGGGCCATGGGGGTATTTGTGTGTGCATGGTGGAGTAAGACTTTAATCTCTGGAGGGGAAATTGAATTTAAGGTGAACCCGATGCGCATAATCCCCCTCGCCTCGGAGAGCCTCGGCGTCAGGAGTCTGGCAACCTTCGTCGAGGCGTCTGGAGTGAAGATCCTCATAGACCCCGGAGTGGCACTCGGCCCAAAGCGCTACGGCCTCCCCCCTGCGGAAATCGAACTCAGAATGCTCCAGCAGATGCGGAAGAAGCTCCAGGGCTACGCAAGAAAGGCCGACGTCGTGACCATCTCACACTACCACTACGATCACCACACTCCCTTCTTCGAGGGCCTCTACGAGAGCTCCAGCGAAGCCTTTGCGAGGGAAATCTACACCGGAAAGCTCCTCTTCATCAAGCACCCGAGGGAGAACATAAACTTCAGCCAGAGGAAGCGTGCCTGGGCCTTCCTAAAGAACGCCGAGCCGATAGCCAAGGAGATAGAATTCGCCGACGGGAGGGCCTTCGACCTCGGCGGGGTTACCCTGGAGTTCTCACCGGCAGTGCCGCACGGGGGCGAAGGGAGCAAGCTCGGCTTCGTGATCATGGTTCTTATCGACGACGGGAGCAAAAGGATAATCCACGCGAGCGACATCCAGCTGCTGAACAGGAAGGCCGTCGAGTGGATAGTCGAGAAGAACCCCGATCTTCTCATAACCGGCGGGCCACCGACTTACCTCGGCCCGAGGGCGGCTGGCTCCTGGGAGACGGGCGTTAAGAATCTCAACGAGATAATCCGCGAGACGAACGCCGAGGTAATCCTCGACCACCACATAGTCAGGGACAAACGGTATCCGGAGTTCTTCGACGAGCTTGAGAGGAGGCCCAAGACCTTCGCAGGCTACCTCAAGGTAGAGGACAAACCGCTTGAGGCCTACAGGAGGGAGCTCCACAGAATCGAGAGGGGAGAAGAAGCGGAGGTGCCTTTCAGGTTGGGGTGAGGGGAAGTTCTGCAAAAAGTACAGATGAAAAAGATGAAAAGCAAGACTTTAAAATACTTGGAGTAACTTTTTCAACTGATCTTTTTTATTCTCTAGTTCATACTCCAATCTGTGCACTTCATCTATTGTCTCTAGGAACTTGCTTGCTATCTCTTCTTGAGTACTTCTAGGTGGTAACACCACAAGTAAATTCTCTATATCAAACTTATAAATCTCCGCACTCATGCCGCGAATGTAATGTTTGATTTGTATTTGTCCAAATTCGGATAGTAAGTATAAGTACAAATAATATGGATCCACTTTATTGATATCTGGTCGTAGTATCAAGAACTTACTTAAAGCCAAAACCTTCTTATATTTCTCCGGAATCTCGGAAATAATCGCAATTTTATCACCAATGTATCTTTTAGAATGTGCTACAGACTGCAACAGTATGTCATATTTCTGGAGGAATTTCTTTGAGTTACGATATTTGGAACGGTTAACAAATGAAACCTTGTCCCATTCTATGATACCAATCCGATCTTTTATCTTTCGGATTGAGGCAGTTTTTATTATAGGTATCCCTGAGCGAGGAGTATCTATATAGTCGTCTTTCTTTGGACCGATTCCAGGGAATATATCTGTAGTAATATCTTTTAACGGAGCTACTATGAAGCCCTGTGCTTTCAGTAAATTAATTTTGTTTAGAATATCTACATATTCCTTACCATATGCCTCAACATCTAATTTTGTTCCAACCTGAGACGACATGACTTTAGTAAACCAGAGTTTGCTCGAAACGTGTTTATGGGAGGGATACCCACTAGAGTCCTGCTTAAACTTCTCCCACTCCTTTAGTACTTCCGGGAGGTCATTTCTATCCGCGCGACCAGTCGAATCATATCCAATATTCTCTATATGTGCCATAAATATTGGATAATCTTCAATATCTTCCCCATCCCTTAGTTTTTCTAGAAAAAGGATGCTAGTCTTAGGCTGGGAACCAAAAGGTACAAATGCATGTTCCGGCAAACTTATAACTGCTAAAACCTTGGCTCGTGACATGATATATTTGACAACTCTAATGTTGTTTTTATTGGTAAATGCACTATCGGGCAAGATGATACCCATCCTGCCTCCAGGCCTAAGTAAGTCAAGACTCCTTTCGATAAAAAGAATCTCTGACATTTCTGAGGGCTTCAATTTACCTTTATCATTTTTTGAAAGTTCATATTTTACAAAATAATGTTTTACTGATCGCTTTATCTTTGAACCAAATGGTGGATTAGTTAAAAGAACATGATATTTGTTGGGCCTTATATCTTTTCGTTTATCAAATTTCTCAAAATCATCAAGTGCATCATTGCATTCAATATTTGTATGTCCATCTCCATGTAGTTTCATGTCCATCATTGCTATTCTGGCAATCTTATCATTGATTTCTATCCCGAACACATTGTTATGTGAAAAACTCCATATTATCTCCCTAGAGGGATCCTTCCCATACGCTTTAATAGCTTTATCCATGATGTGCTTGATAGAATACAGGAGGAAACCCCCACTTCCACAAGCAGGATCAATAATTAACTCATTAAAGTCAGGGTCTATGAACTTAACCATGAATTCTACAATCTCACGAGGAGTGAAATACTGGCCAAAGTCCCCCCTAAATATTTTCCCTAAGAATTCCTCAAAAGCTCTTCCTTTTGCATCAAGGTCAGTCTTCGTTAATGAAATTCCTTGAAGAACTTTACAAACTTCATATATAATCTCGTCAGAGACTTTAATAGGATCTCCAAAAACATCGGGTTCACTTTCCCTAACTTCCTCGTATAATTTTCGTATACGATCAGCGACACTTTTTGGATCTTCATTTAGTCCAATTTGAAATCTATAATAGTCTCCAACTTTTGTGAACGTTTCATCATAGATTTTGGCAAACATGAGTTTACTCATCTCATCAAACGCTTCAGTAGGATCTCGTTTGCCTCCTTCCCAAAGCAGATTGTGACACCGTCTAAAAACACTTCTCAGATCCTTGAGGCTAACCTCTTGTAAATCAAAAAAGAGTTCACCTTTTTTGTATCTATATTTTGGAGGGCGCCCGTATTGGACAGGAACCTGGGGAATTAGGTATTTGTCTAGAGACTTCCAAGTACTTGGGTGGGTGGAAACATCATAAGCATACTCCTTATCAGCACAAACAACAAGTAGATACTTAGCATTGAGAAGGTTAGCGTTTCCAAGTCCCTCCTTTTTTGCTATTTGAAGTTCTTCTTCAGAAGAACCAGGCTTGCATTCTACTACAATGAAAGCTTTTTCATGAGAGTCATCCTCAAAGACAACTATATCAGCGGGCTGTTTTGGTTCTCTCTGCGGAGGTTCAACTTCGAAATCAATTCGATTTGGGGGATATTTATAAAATTTTACTAACTTCACATAAGTGGCAGCTCTAATTTTTTCTTCGGGATCACTGAAATTATATGATTTCCCTTGAATAGTATAACTGATTCTATTTCCTTCTACTATTTTTATTAGGCCATCGTCTATTCCTAATTTGATAAGATCTACTATATTCATAATCTGCCACACCTCTAATAGTGGAATCTCAGAATAACATTAAAAACTTTAGGGTTATATCCCCAGTTGGGTGATATTAAAAATGCGCGACTTCTACATCGCCCATGAAGAGGATATCAGGACTGGAAGAACCACCGACGTCTACTTCATCAGGACGAAGAAAATTCTTGAGGAGAAGGGCATTCACAAAAAGGTCTTCGCCGACGTCTCGACGACCTCGTTACCGCACGGCTGGAAGTGGGGCGTCTTGGCGGGGGTCGAAGAGGTTGCAAAGCTTCTTGAAGGTCTCCCAGTGAACGTCTACGCGATGCCTGAAGGCACAATATTCCACCCCTACGAGCCGGTTCTCCAGATAGAAGGTTATTATAAGGAGTTCGGAATCTACGAGACTGCTTTGCTCGGCATGCTCAGCCAGGCGAGCGGCATAGCCACCGCCGCACTCAGAACCAAGATAGCAGCCAAGTTCAAGCCCGTCTACTCCTTCGGGATAAGGCACATGCACCCGGCCATCGCTCCGATGATAGACAGAGCTGCCTTCATCGGCGGGTGCGACGGCGTCTCCGGCGTTCTCGGGGCCGAGATGATAGGGGAAAAACCCGTTGGAACGATGCCCCACGCGCTGATCATAACGGTCGGCGACCAGGTGAAGGCCTGGAAGTACTACGATGAGGTAATGCCCCCGGAGGTTCCGAGGACCGCTTTGGTTGATACCTTCTACGACGAGAAGTTTGAAGCTTTGATGGCCGCGGAGGCCCTCGGGGAGAGGCTCAACGCGGTAAGGCTCGACACTCCAGGCTCAAGGAGGGGCAACTTCAGGCGCATAGTGGAGGAAGTCCGCTGGGAGCTTGATCTTAGGGGCTACAAACACGTTAAAATCTTCCTCAGCGGCGGGTTGAACGAGGAGAGCTTAAAAGAACTCGCCGACGTTGCCGATGCCTTTGGAGTTGGCGGAAGCATAGCGAGCGCCAAGCCGGTTGACTTCTCCCTGGACATAGTTGAGGTAGAAGGAAAGCCGATGACCAAGCGCGGCAAACTGAGCGGAAGGAAGCAGATATACCGCTGTGAGAACGGCCACTACCACCGCGTTCCCGCGGATAGGAAGCTCGAGAAGTGCCCTGTCTGCGGCGCGAAGGTCGAACCTCTCCTCAAGCCGCTCATCGAGAACGGTGAGATAGTCGCTAAACTTCCGAAGGCGAGGGAGATAAGGGAGTATGTGCTGGAGCAGGCGAAGAAGTTCAACCTGACGCTCGAATGACCCCCATTTCTTTTTATCCCTCCGTGGACAACTTCAAAAACTATAGGGAGCTTCTAAGCTGGGGACAATAGAAGAAAAAGAAGGGCCTTCAGGCCTCTTCGAGGGTTATAGCGCCGACCGGGCAGGCCTCGGCGGCCTCCTGGGCGCAGTCGAGGTCGGTAGTGTCAACTATCGGGACAGCCTTGCCCTCGTCGTTCATCTCGAAGACGTCCGGGCAGAGGCTGGCACAGATGGCATCTCCAATGCAGGTGTCCTGGTCAACCGTAACCTTCCACGCCATGGCAACATCACCGGATTATAGTCACGCATCCAGAATATAAACCTTTCGCCTTTTAAGGAAGCTGCTTCAGTCTTTTGCTTTAAAATGAAAAGAAGAGACGCTGATGGACATTTTAGGGCACGATTACTTATTTTTGCCTCACATGAGGCCGAGCCTCTTCTTGTACTCCTCGCTCACCATGTCCGGGCTCCAGGGCGGGTCGAAGGTGAGTTCAATCTCGGCATCCTTAACGCCCGGGATTTCGAGCACCTTGTCCTCAACGGCCCTCAGAATCCACATTGTGAGCGGGCAGCCGGGGGTCGTCATCGTCATTTTAACGTACACGGTGTTGTCGGGGTTGATCCTCAGCTCGTAAATGAGGCCGAGGTTTACAACATCAATTCCTATCTCAGGGTCAATGACCTCCTTGAGCTTCTCGAGGACAGCCTCCTTGGTAATCTCCACTCCGCCTTCCTCCCTGACCTCGTGCTCCCTGTTGATAGTTATCAGCCCGACACCCTCGAGCTTCCCTATCTCCGAATGGAGCTTTATGAGGGCGTTGTCAACATCGGGCGTGTCCTTTGCGAGCGTAACCGTTACGTTGCCCTTGTCGTCAACCTCGAGGGATTTGAGGTACTTTTCGTCAATAATTCCCTTAACGACGTTTTCAACTTCCTCTTTAGTGACCATGAGTTCATCACCTGATTTTGGGTTGGAGAAGACAGATTTAAACCTTTTGGGTCAGGAATGGGTAGTGCTTTAGGGCTTGAGTATATCGAGTATTAGGGCCTTCGCAATCTCGCCGTCTATCGCGCCCGCGTTGAGCTCCCTCATGACCCTCTGGATTCCGAAGCGTTTCAGCACTCTGGCTTCCCTTGAAGCCGCTTTCCAGAGGGGACAGCCGAAGCCGAGGGAGTACTTCCTCCCGAGGAGCGATATGGCCTCTCTCTTGTCCATGGCCAGGAACGCCGGGAAGTTGAGGTTCACCATATCCCCCTCCGGGTATATGGAGAGGCTCCCGAACGTCAGGAGGTCGCCGCTCGCGACGATTTTTATGCCCCTCTCCCTCGCGTAGCCCTTAACGGCCCCCATCACCATGGAGTGGCAGCGCCCGCATATGGGGGCCCTCTTCCTCACCTGCGCCCCTATGACGTCGAGGTACCCTGGAACGTCCACGATAACGGCCCCCTCGAGCTGCGCCCTTACGAGGACGGGTTCCCTCATCTGGGGAAGCCTCGCCATCACGGGGACGACGTCAAAGCCAGCCCAGCGGAGAACCTTTAGGGATGCGGTGCTGTCCGAGCCTCCCGAGAACGCCAGGGCCACCTTGACGCCAACGGGCGAGCGGTCGAAGTCCTCTCCCCTTAGGCGGTAGTGAAGCAGGGCCCTGAAGCGCTCGTACGCTTCTTCTCCTATGGCATCCCTCACCCTCTCGAGGGCCTTGAGCGAGTTTCTCACCCGGTAGCTCTTGATGAAATCATTCCCAACAGGCTTCAGCATTTTCTCTCCCCAAAAAGCTTAAATGGGGGGGCCTTTAAAACCCTACTGCACGGTTTTTGAGAACTTGGGGGTGGTAACGTGAGAGATGTGATGGAGAGGGTTAAGGAGAAGACTGGCATCCCTGTCTACGAGAGAAGCGTTGAGAACGTTCTGAGCGCGGTTCTCGCGAGCGATGACATCTGGAGGGTAGTTGACCTGAGCGAGGAGCCCCTCCCGCTCGTGGTGGCGATACTGGGGGCCCTCAGCGAAGGGGGCTACGTCGCCTTCAAGGACAACCGCGTGCTCCTGACCCAGAGCGGGAAGGAGCTGGTGGAGAATTATGGAATAGGGGAGAGGAAGGACTACACGTGCTCCCACTGCGGGGGAAAGACGGTCGAGCTCGACGCCTTCAGCGACCTTCTCGAGCAGTTCAAGGAGATAACCAGGGACAGACCCGAGCCGGCCCACCAGTTCGACCAGGCCTACGTTACCCCCGAGACCACCGTGGCTAGGATAGCCCTAATGCACACCCGCGGCGACCTTGAGAACAAGGAGGTCTTCGTTTTAGGGGACGACGACCTGACCAGCGTGGCCCTCATGCTTTCCGGACTTCCAAAGAGGATAGCCGTTCTGGATATAGACGAGCGCCTCGTGAGGTTCATCGAGAAGGTAGCGGACGAGATAGGATACAGCAACATAGAGATGTTCACCTTCGACCTCAGGAAGCCCCTCCCTGATTACGCGCTCCACAAGTTCGACACCTTCATAACCGACCCGCCCGAGACGGTTCATGCAATCCGCTCCTTCGTGGGAAGGGGTATAGCGACCCTCAAGGGACCGGGATGCGCCGGCTACTTCGGCATAACGAGGCGCGAAAGCTCCCTCGACAAGTGGCGCGAGATACAGAGGGTTCTCCTCAACGAGTTCAACGTTGTCATCACGGACATCATAAGGAACTTCAACGAGTACGTCAACTGGGGCTACGCGGAGGAGACGAGGGCATGGCAGCTCATACCCATCAAAACCCTGCCGAAGCACAACTGGTACAAGAGCTACATGTTCAGGATACAGACGCTTGAGGGTTCAAGGGGCTTTGAGGACGAGATAACCGTTGGAAAAGAGCTCTACGACGACGAGGAGAGCTCCACCACGTGAACCTCTCTTTTTCTCTTCTCCGGAAGTGAGGCGAGGGGGCTGTAGCCCGCCTTCTGTACTATGGGGCATTCGACTGAGCGGCCTACCACGGGGCTCGCACCGGGACTTCATCGCCCCTTTCTCGGCCTTGCACCCCGCGGGACGGCCGTTTCACCGCATCCTCCGGGATCGTCTGCGGGTTAGCTCGAAACCCGTCGCCGGGTTCCTTCGCCGCTTTCATTCACACCCCCCGGAGGCCGTGTCGTTTCTGCGCCGTTGCCCGGCCTCTCGGCCGGTGCCTTGCGGCACCGCGGCCCCGGTGTGGTGGGCGGAACTTCCTCCTTGCGGAAAGCCCCAGCCCCCTCACCTAGGGTAATGTTGAGGGTGGGGGTTAAAACGTTAGCGTTTCTTGGGAAGGTTTTTGAGCTCCCTGAACTGGGGCATCTTTGGCCTCTTGAACTTCCCGAGGGGTGAACGGCGCTTCGGTTTCGGCCGCTCCCTCCTCCTCTCGCGCGGCCTGGTGTAGAGGTACGCCCCCACGAGGGCCAGTACTATCAGGAGCACCAGGAGGATCAAAGCTCCCCCCGAGCTGCCCTCCTCTGGAACCGTCGTGGTGGTGTTCGACGGTGTGGAGTGGGTGGTGGCCACGCTTGAGGTGGTTGTGCGTGTAGTGCTTGTACGCGAGGTGGTTGTGCTCGTGCTCGACGTTGGGGGCACTATTCTGAAGCTGCCGTCCTTCCTCTCGCTCCTTCCGAGCTCTTCGAGATAGATGGTGTAGTGAACCTCGACCCCCGCTGGAACCTCCTCCTCTATTTTCGCCCTTTCCTCCCCCGGTTGGAGCGTCAGCTCCCTGCTGCCCTCCGTGAGTATGCCGTTCCCGGTGTAGAGCAGGTAGCGGAGGGTGGCCTCGATGGGGAAGGCGTTCGGGTTCTCCAGGGTGACCAGGAGGGCCACCCTATCCCCCGAGGGCAGGACGTCAACCTCACCTATGGAGGGCATGCCGATGACGAGGTAGCTTCCGGCCGCTCTCCCGAGAACCCGCTCACCGTGGGAGAGCTCGACGCTGAAGTTCACCTCGCCGATGGGCTGCGGTGGCGTTTTGAACGTCAGGACTATGTTGTTGCTTGGTTTGAGCTCGATTTCCCTCCTGAAGTTTTCGTTCCCAACGGTTATGGTGACGTTGGCTCCTATGGTTCTCTCGGAGTACATGTAGACGTAGAGCTCGTTCTCAGCCCCTTCCAGAACCTGGGGGTAGCTCACGCCCACACCCGTCAGTTCGACCCCGAAGGTGACGTGGTACTCCTCAACGCTCCTGAACGTCCTGTTTCCGTGGGAGATGGAGAAGGTTAGGGTGTAGTTGCCGTCGGGGAGGGTGTAGGGCACCTCGATACCGAGGTTTAGGAAGTCCTCACCGCTGACGTTGAATCTGGCGGAGCGGGAGAGAAGGCTCTTTCCGTCCTTCGAGAGCTCAATACTGGCCTCGACCTCCACGGGAGAGCTGAGATAGTTCCTAACGCGCGCGTAGCCCACGAGCCTGTTCCCGGTAAAGGCCTTCATCTCCTCCCGGGGCTTGCCCTCTATGTAGGAGCCCATATCGAGAACCTCGAGGGGGTACTCCCTCACCTCCAGGGGTATCAGGGCGGTCATGACGTGGAGCTTTCCCGCGGTGTCGAATCCCCAGAGGGTGGCCTCTATAGTGTAGTTGCCCCCTTTGAAATTCCCGGGGACGGTTATTGCGTACGCTATATCCCTCTCCTCATCCGTTCTCCAGTTCGTGGCTTTATCGGGGAAGAGCTTGAAGTCTATTCCCTCAACTTCTCCCCCTTCAGCATCAAGAACCCTGTATTTTATGAAAGAAACCACGCTGAATTCGGCGTTTTCCTCGTTTTTAAACGTGAGGTATCCGTTTTGAGAATCGCCACGGACTATGAGGATTTTTCCCGAGACCTTAAACTCCCCGAACTGGCCCGCGACGAAGGGTGTTATGAGGAGCATGAGGAGTATGGGGATAATCCAGTGACCTTTTCCCATGTCACCACCATTAAAACTTGGCCCTGATGGTATAAATGGTTTGCTAAACGAAATGGTCACATGAACCTCGAGGCCACTAGGATTAGTCCCATGAGGATGAGGGAGACAGAGAACAGGAACACCAGCCTGTAGAGCCTGAGCCTTCCGAACTGTTCTCTAACTATGAGGTGTATTATCGTTAGGGAGAGCCCGTAGAAC
Encoded here:
- the speE gene encoding polyamine aminopropyltransferase, whose amino-acid sequence is MHFIEWYPLGYGVAFKVTGRLYETQTKYQRLEIYQTEGFGKLLVLDGTVQLVELGENSYHEPLVHPVMLSHPNPRRVLVIGGGDGGTLREVLKHESVEKATMVEIDDGVVEASLLYLDVAKDLLERLIKKEEPRAELIIGDGVEYMRNSKEKFDVIIVDSTDPVGPAKLLFSEDFYRDAYNALGERGLYVTQAGSVYLFTNELLDAYRNMKKVFDRVYYFSFPVIGYASPWSFLVGVKGDIDFTRVDLERAKGLDLTYYDPERHETLFQMPRYVRELIEKEE
- a CDS encoding pyruvoyl-dependent arginine decarboxylase translates to MSWTTPKKAIMVAASAEGGTKLNAFDNALLKMGIGNVNLVKLSSVIPAHIEWVEKMPEIPIGMLLPTVYAHIESDEPGSTISAALGVGISENNEGGLIYEYSGYCTKEEATEMVKKMVEEGFRVRGWKLKEFKVVVSEITVRDKPAAALAAVVMFPY
- a CDS encoding MBL fold metallo-hydrolase; translation: MRIIPLASESLGVRSLATFVEASGVKILIDPGVALGPKRYGLPPAEIELRMLQQMRKKLQGYARKADVVTISHYHYDHHTPFFEGLYESSSEAFAREIYTGKLLFIKHPRENINFSQRKRAWAFLKNAEPIAKEIEFADGRAFDLGGVTLEFSPAVPHGGEGSKLGFVIMVLIDDGSKRIIHASDIQLLNRKAVEWIVEKNPDLLITGGPPTYLGPRAAGSWETGVKNLNEIIRETNAEVILDHHIVRDKRYPEFFDELERRPKTFAGYLKVEDKPLEAYRRELHRIERGEEAEVPFRLG
- a CDS encoding N-6 DNA methylase, translating into MNIVDLIKLGIDDGLIKIVEGNRISYTIQGKSYNFSDPEEKIRAATYVKLVKFYKYPPNRIDFEVEPPQREPKQPADIVVFEDDSHEKAFIVVECKPGSSEEELQIAKKEGLGNANLLNAKYLLVVCADKEYAYDVSTHPSTWKSLDKYLIPQVPVQYGRPPKYRYKKGELFFDLQEVSLKDLRSVFRRCHNLLWEGGKRDPTEAFDEMSKLMFAKIYDETFTKVGDYYRFQIGLNEDPKSVADRIRKLYEEVRESEPDVFGDPIKVSDEIIYEVCKVLQGISLTKTDLDAKGRAFEEFLGKIFRGDFGQYFTPREIVEFMVKFIDPDFNELIIDPACGSGGFLLYSIKHIMDKAIKAYGKDPSREIIWSFSHNNVFGIEINDKIARIAMMDMKLHGDGHTNIECNDALDDFEKFDKRKDIRPNKYHVLLTNPPFGSKIKRSVKHYFVKYELSKNDKGKLKPSEMSEILFIERSLDLLRPGGRMGIILPDSAFTNKNNIRVVKYIMSRAKVLAVISLPEHAFVPFGSQPKTSILFLEKLRDGEDIEDYPIFMAHIENIGYDSTGRADRNDLPEVLKEWEKFKQDSSGYPSHKHVSSKLWFTKVMSSQVGTKLDVEAYGKEYVDILNKINLLKAQGFIVAPLKDITTDIFPGIGPKKDDYIDTPRSGIPIIKTASIRKIKDRIGIIEWDKVSFVNRSKYRNSKKFLQKYDILLQSVAHSKRYIGDKIAIISEIPEKYKKVLALSKFLILRPDINKVDPYYLYLYLLSEFGQIQIKHYIRGMSAEIYKFDIENLLVVLPPRSTQEEIASKFLETIDEVHRLEYELENKKDQLKKLLQVF
- a CDS encoding nicotinate phosphoribosyltransferase, translating into MRDFYIAHEEDIRTGRTTDVYFIRTKKILEEKGIHKKVFADVSTTSLPHGWKWGVLAGVEEVAKLLEGLPVNVYAMPEGTIFHPYEPVLQIEGYYKEFGIYETALLGMLSQASGIATAALRTKIAAKFKPVYSFGIRHMHPAIAPMIDRAAFIGGCDGVSGVLGAEMIGEKPVGTMPHALIITVGDQVKAWKYYDEVMPPEVPRTALVDTFYDEKFEALMAAEALGERLNAVRLDTPGSRRGNFRRIVEEVRWELDLRGYKHVKIFLSGGLNEESLKELADVADAFGVGGSIASAKPVDFSLDIVEVEGKPMTKRGKLSGRKQIYRCENGHYHRVPADRKLEKCPVCGAKVEPLLKPLIENGEIVAKLPKAREIREYVLEQAKKFNLTLE
- a CDS encoding ferredoxin, producing MAWKVTVDQDTCIGDAICASLCPDVFEMNDEGKAVPIVDTTDLDCAQEAAEACPVGAITLEEA
- a CDS encoding metal-sulfur cluster assembly factor; its protein translation is MVTKEEVENVVKGIIDEKYLKSLEVDDKGNVTVTLAKDTPDVDNALIKLHSEIGKLEGVGLITINREHEVREEGGVEITKEAVLEKLKEVIDPEIGIDVVNLGLIYELRINPDNTVYVKMTMTTPGCPLTMWILRAVEDKVLEIPGVKDAEIELTFDPPWSPDMVSEEYKKRLGLM
- a CDS encoding ATPase: MLKPVGNDFIKSYRVRNSLKALERVRDAIGEEAYERFRALLHYRLRGEDFDRSPVGVKVALAFSGGSDSTASLKVLRWAGFDVVPVMARLPQMREPVLVRAQLEGAVIVDVPGYLDVIGAQVRKRAPICGRCHSMVMGAVKGYARERGIKIVASGDLLTFGSLSIYPEGDMVNLNFPAFLAMDKREAISLLGRKYSLGFGCPLWKAASREARVLKRFGIQRVMRELNAGAIDGEIAKALILDILKP
- the bpsA gene encoding N(4)-bis(aminopropyl)spermidine synthase, which produces MRDVMERVKEKTGIPVYERSVENVLSAVLASDDIWRVVDLSEEPLPLVVAILGALSEGGYVAFKDNRVLLTQSGKELVENYGIGERKDYTCSHCGGKTVELDAFSDLLEQFKEITRDRPEPAHQFDQAYVTPETTVARIALMHTRGDLENKEVFVLGDDDLTSVALMLSGLPKRIAVLDIDERLVRFIEKVADEIGYSNIEMFTFDLRKPLPDYALHKFDTFITDPPETVHAIRSFVGRGIATLKGPGCAGYFGITRRESSLDKWREIQRVLLNEFNVVITDIIRNFNEYVNWGYAEETRAWQLIPIKTLPKHNWYKSYMFRIQTLEGSRGFEDEITVGKELYDDEESSTT